The proteins below are encoded in one region of Salvelinus namaycush isolate Seneca chromosome 32, SaNama_1.0, whole genome shotgun sequence:
- the LOC120026756 gene encoding adhesion G protein-coupled receptor B1-like, producing the protein MAWSPSRSGPLVALVALLFLGLTSSIPSGPASDTCATLEQSRFFGLFSSTANLPSTPCSWTLQNPDPRRYTVYMKITKPTDSCLPRQVKTFQFDSFIETSRTYLGMESFDEVVQLCDASTSVTYLESSKQFLQLRKVAPRRGLEIVEGESSGEFKAEFLVVGKRNPSMPACQKLCQWLENCLSTSTHPNPCGIMNTPCQCWETPVRKPGGCYRGGVYLEQCIPTPRDIGRDIVRDTEIIKGWNGWGRWSECSMECGGGVQVRSRACHPEDSVCEGVVEEGRACNPQPCIGQVRSRSQALASIVGLKRENVDVASTEVVAPQTVDAAAVADEWSPWSVCSVSCGEGWQARSRFCVTSSYSTQCTGPLRENRPCNNTMVCPVDGAWDEWSPWSLCSSTCGRGYRDRIRTCKQPQNGGEPCKGPIKQTKFCNIAVCPVDGAWNEWSGWTTCSASCSNGTKQRTRECNGPSYGGSECRGDWRETNNCFLKDCPVDGRWLSWSSWGSCSKTCGGGSQQRQRMCEGPYFGGEPCPGERGELRRCNEKRCPEPHEICQEETDGDVVWKRTPAGDMAAVTCPTDSTGLTLRRCTLGAVGLAYWENPTYIKCISKDYQDISTLAQDGVDKAKKGLMADGISEVISRLRATSDEGTKYSGDLLSIMDVLRNTTEIYKGAGYSLSNADVENYAQTISNLLKEEHHDKWEEAQLMGANVKEFLQLVEDFVDMIGMQMKDFQDIYEVTDNLVLSIHKRPTAMTTDFTFPVKGWRGMMDWVRTSEEKITVSRNALSIDQSEGTTAFVTGIILYRNLSSILSFQSNSSVLNSKVVTVVVKPTPGLLSTPVEIEFPHLHNDTINETCISWDESETSSLLGSWSARSCRAVAVDSFRTKCVCDRLSTFAILARLNPAMNMDKNLLPSVTLIVGCGVSSLTLLLLIIIYVSVWKYIRSERSVILINFCLSIICSNALILVGQTQARNKVVCGVVAALLHFFFLSSFCWVLTEAWQSYMAVTGRLRNRIIRKRFLCLGWGLPALVVAVSVGFTKAKGYGTVNYCWLSLEGGLLYSFVGPAAAVVLVNMVIGILVFNKLVSKDGITDVKLKERAGASLWSSCVILPLLALTWMSAVLAMTDRRSALFQILFAVFDSLEGFIIVMVHCILRREVQDAVKCRVVDRKDDGNGDSGSSLQNSHHTQLMSDFEKDADSNRPGGMNSSCEEKMPLPPQLPLPMSSNFHTLPSHTTKAHMQAVPEYSSHTLTLKREKSRLHGGMDPSSCGKPVYVCEGELFQQLDANLARGQAEGSCPDGSGYLLLPNTTSTLRKAKEDPSKYNISVEQLPQTRLVHLSGPFAEPQAAFGLKTLPSDRVSVSYSERDSPVQNIHNMSSESHITHSSLGDTFDSLNSMMSKSETISTLSMSSLERQKSRYAELDFEKIMHTRKRHQNMFQDLNRKLHHAEKQDRESPASDSKDKQLPQVERPWEGVQRTQHSPPAWVRKDLEPLAASPLHMQQVEWEKAGATIPMVSQDIIDLQTEV; encoded by the exons ATGGCGTGGTCACCTTCCCGGTCGGGGCCCTTAGTGGCCCTTGTGGCCCTCCTTTTCCTCGGTTTGACTTCCAGCATCCCGTCTGGCCCGGCCTCTGATACCTGCGCCACCCTGGAGCAGAGCCGCTTCTTCGGGCTGTTCTCTTCGACCGCCAACCTGCCCTCCACGCCGTGCTCCTGGACCCTGCAGAACCCAGACCCTCGCCGCTACACCGTCTACATGAAGATCACCAAGCCCACCGACTCCTGCCTGCCCCGCCAGGTCAAGACCTTCCAGTTCGACTCCTTCATCGAGACCTCTCGCACCTACCTGGGTATGGAGAGCTTTGATGAAGTCGTCCAATTGTGCGACGCTTCAACATCTGTAACCTACCTGGAGTCCAGCAAGCAGTTCCTGCAGCTACGCAAGGTGGCGCCAAGACGCGGCCTGGAGAttgtggagggagagagcagcggTGAGTTCAAGGCCGAGTTCCTGGTGGTGGGCAAGAGGAACCCCAGTATGCCAGCCTGTCAGAAGCTGTGCCAGTGGCTGGAGAATTGTTTGTCCACCAGCACCCATCCCAACCCCTGCGGCATCATGAACACCCCCTGCCAGTGCTGGGAGACCCCCGTCAGGAAGCCCGGCGGCTGCTACCGTGGAGGCGTCTACCTGGAACAGTGCATCCCAACCCCCCGAGACATTGGACGTGACATTGTACGTGACACCGAAATCATAA AGGGCTGGAATGGGTGGGGCCGCTGGTCTGAGTGCAGTATGGAGTGCGGGGGTGGAGTCCAGGTGCGCAGCCGAGCCTGTCATCCAGAGGATAGTGTGTGTGAAGGCGTGGTCGAAGAGGGGCGGGCCTGCAACCCTCAGCCCTGCATTG GTCAAGTGCGCAGCCGTAGCCAAGCCCTAGCTTCCATCGTTGGCCTGAAAAGAGAGAACGTTGATGTTGCTAGTACTGAAGTCGTGGCCCCTCAAACAG TGGACGCTGCTGCGGTTGCAGATGAGTGGTCCCCCTGGAGTGTGTGTTCAGTGAGCTGTGGAGAGGGCTGGCAGGCCCGCTCCCGTTTCTGTGTTACCTCCTCCTACAGCACCCAATGCACCGGCCCCCTCCGCGAGAACCGGCCCTGCAACAACACCATGGTCTGCCCCG TTGATGGAGCTTGGGACGAGTGGTCCCCATGGAGCCTGTGCTCGTCCACCTGCGGCCGTGGTTACCGTGACCGCATCCGCACCTGCAAGCAGCCCCAGAACGGAGGAGAACCCTGCAAGGGACCCATCAAACAGACCAAGTTCTGCAACATCGCAGTCTGCCCAG TGGACGGTGCCTGGAACGAATGGTCCGGTTGGACCACCTGCTCCGCCTCTTGCTCCAATGGCACCAAGCAGAGGACACGTGAATGCAACGGACCGTCCTACGGAGGCTCGGAGTGCCGTGGTGACTGGCGCGAGACCAACAACTGCTTCCTGAAAGATTGCCCAG ttgATGGACGCTGGTTATCATGGAGCTCATGGGGAAGCTGCAGTAAGACCTGTGGGGGAGGAAGCCAGCAGAGGCAGAGGATGTGTGAAGGACCTTACTTTGGTGGAGAGCCTtgccctggagagagaggagagctgagaCGCTGCAACGAGAAAAGATGCCCAG aACCCCATGAGATCTGTCAGGAGGAGACCGACGGTGATGTTGTGTGGAAGAGAACCCCAGCAGGAGATATGGCGGCCGTGACCTGCCCTACAGATTCAACAG GCTTGACCTTGCGCCGATGCACCCTTGGCGCTGTAGGCCTTGCTTATTGGGAGAATCCGACCTACATCAAGTGCATCTCCAAGGACTACCAGGACATTTCCACATTG GCCCAGGATGGTGTTGATAAGGCTAAGAAGGGCTTGATGGCTGATGGGATTTCTGAGGTGATCTCCCGACTGAGGGCCACCTCTGATGAGGGGACCAAGTACAGCGGAGACCTACTGTCCATCATGGATGTCCTCAGGAACACCACTGAGATCTACAAAGGAGCTGGATACAGCCTGAGCAACGCTGATGTGGAG AACTATGCCCAGACAATCAGCAACTTACTGAAGGAGGAACATCATGACAAATGGGAGGAGGCACAGCTG ATGGGCGCTAACGTCAAGGAGTTCTTGCAGCTCGTCGAGGACTTTGTGGACATGATCGGTATGCAGATGAAGGACTTCCAGGACATTTATGAAGTCACAGATAATTTAG TGTTGAGCATCCATAAGCGCCCCACAGCCATGACAACCGACTTCACCTTCCCAGTGAAAGGATGGAGAGGCATGATGGACTGGGTCAGGACTTCAGAGGAGAAGATCACTGTCTCCCGCAACGCTCTGTCCATCGACCAGTCTG AGGGCACCACTGCATTTGTGACCGGGATCATTCTGTACAGAAACCTCAGCTCTATCCTATCCTTCCAAAG taACAGCAGCGTACTCAACTCTAAGGTAGTTACGGTTGTGGTCAAGCCCACCCCAGGTCTGCTCTCCACCCCAGTGGAAATCGAGTTCCCCCACCTCCATAAT GACACCATCAATGAAACTTGCATCTCCTGGGATGAGAGTGAAAC TTCTTCGCTGCTTGGATCTTGGTCTGCGCGTAGCTGCAGAGCGGTCGCCGTTGATTCTTTCAGAACCAAATGCGTGTGTGACAGGCTCTCCACCTTCGCCATTTTAGCGCGGCTGAACCCTGCTATG AACATGGATAagaatctgcttccctctgtgACTCTCATCGTGGGCTGTGGGGTCTCCTCTCTCACCCTACTGCTCCTCATCATCATCTATGTCTCCGTCTGGAA GTATATCCGCTCGGAGCGCTCAGTGATCCTCATCAACTTCTGCCTCTCCATTATCTGCTCCAATGCCCTCATTCTGGTCGGACAAACCCAGGCTCGCAACAAG GTGGTGTGTGGAGTGGTGGCCGCCCTCCTTCACTTCTTCTTCCTCTCATCTTTCTGCTGGGTGCTGACGGAAGCATGGCAGTCCTACATGGCTGTCACGGGCCGTCTGCGCAACCGCATCATCCGCAAGCGTTTCCTCTGCTTGGGCTGGG GACTCCCTGCTCTGGTGGTGGCTGTGTCTGTTGGATTTACCAAGGCTAAGGGATATGGCACCGTCAACTA CTGCTGGCTCTCTCTGGAGGGTGGACTCCTCTACTCGTTCGTTGGACccgctgctgctgttgttctg GTGAACATGGTAATTGGCATCCTGGTCTTCAACAAGCTGGTGTCCAAGGACGGCATCACCGATGTCAAACTGAAGGAGCGAGCGGGAGCGTCACTGTGGAGCTCCTGTGTGATTCTGCCCCTGCTGGCCCTCACCTGGATGTCCGCTGTCCTGGCCATGACCGACCGCCGCTCCGCTCTCTTCCAGATCCTCTTCGCGGTCTTTGACTCCCTGGAAGGGTTCATAATCGTCATGGTGCACTGCATCCTGCGCAGAGAG GTTCAAGATGCAGTGAAATGCAGAGTTGTTGACCGTAAGGACGATGGCAATGGAGATTCTGGCAGTTCCCTCCAAAATAGCCACCACACCCAGCTCATG TCTGATTTCGAAAAGGACGCTGACTCCAACAGACCCG GTGGCATGAACTCCTCCTGTGAGGAGAAGATGCCCCTCCCACCTCAGCTACCCCTCCCCATGAGCTCCAACTTCCACACCCTGCCCTCCCACACCACCAAGGCCCACATGCAGGCCGTGCCCGAGTACTCCAGCCACACCCTCACCCTGAAGAGGGAGAAGAGCCGGCTGCATGGCGGCATGGACCCGTCCTCCTGCGGCAAACCCGTCTACGTGTGCGAAGGCGAGCTCTTCCAGCAGCTGGACGCCAACCTGGCGCGTGGCCAGGCGGAGGGGAGCTGCCCCGACGGTAGTGGCTACTTGCTCCTGCCCAACACCACCTCCACCCTTCGCAAGGCCAAAGAGGACCCGTCCAAGTACAACATCAGTGTGGAGCAGCTTCCACAGACCAGGCTGGTTCATCTCAGTGGGCCCTTCGCTGAGCCCCAGGCCGCCTTCGGACTCAAGACGCTACCGTCCGACCGGGTCAGCGTGTCCTACTCGGAGAGGGACTCTCCCGTCCAGAACATCCACAACATGTCCAGCGAGTCTCACATCACCCACAGCAGCCTGGGAGACACCTTCGACTCTCTGAACTCCATGATGTCCAAGAGCGAGACCATCTCCACACTGTCCATGAGCTCCCTGGAGAGACAGAAGTCCCGTTACGCTGAATTAGATTTCGAG AAGATAATGCACACAAGGAAACGTCACCAAAACATGTTCCAGGACCTCAACAGGAAATTACATCACGCTGAGAAACAAGACAGAGAGTCCCCTGCTTCAGACAGCAAG GACAAGCAGCTGCCACAGGTGGAGAGACCCTGGGAAGGTGTCCAGAGGACCCAGCACTCGCCCCCCGCCTGGGTGCGGAAGGACCTGGAGCCCCTGGCCGCGTCGCCCCTGCATATGCAGCAGGTGGAGTGGGAGAAGGCTGGTGCCACCATCCCAATGGTCAGCCAAGACATCATCGACCTGCAGACGGAGGTCTGA